The Engystomops pustulosus chromosome 1, aEngPut4.maternal, whole genome shotgun sequence genome has a window encoding:
- the TMEM233 gene encoding transmembrane protein 233, producing the protein MSQTPCNPEIKRALEESPETNTEDGSANGPMPSNYLILSIFSCFCPAYPVNIVAFVFSIMALNSYNDGDLEGSRRLGRNALYVSIASIIIGLLVIATYCFVHFSTHAV; encoded by the exons ATGTCTCAAACTCCATGCAATCCAGAAATCAAAAGGGCTTTAGAAGAAAGCCCAGAAACCAACACAGAAGATGGATCCGCCAACGGTCCTATGCCCAGCAATTACCTGATCCTTTCAATATTTTCCTGCTTTTGCCCGGCTTACCCAGTAAACATTGTCGCATTTGTATTTTCTATCATG GCCTTAAACAGCTATAATGACGGAGATCTTGAAGGATCCAGAAGGTTGGGACGTAATGCCTTATATGTTTCAATCGCATCCATAATCATCGGCCTCCTGGTCATTGCAACGTACTGTTTTGTTCATTTTTCCACG CACGCAGTCTGA